From Rhododendron vialii isolate Sample 1 chromosome 10a, ASM3025357v1, the proteins below share one genomic window:
- the LOC131302588 gene encoding protein DETOXIFICATION 14-like gives MEEDLLLKNEDRKLVPIAPKAFVEELKKVTAIAAPMVVVTMSQYLLRIAPMIMVGHISELSLSSVAIATSLTNVTGYSVLFGMAGALETLCGQAYGAEQYRKLGTYTYGAILSLILVCLPISLLWIFMDKLLVFFGQDPVVSLEAGKYAIWLIPSLFPYAILESMVPYLQTQSLILPMLLCSTVTLSFHIPLCLALVFKSGLGTKGAALSISLSYWVDVIALGIYLKYSPACEKSRAPFSRDVFLSIGEFFRFALPSAGMVCLEWWSFELLVLLSGLLANPELESSVLSICLTTTSLHSLIPYSIGAAASTRVSNELGAGNPRAAQLSVSTVMVLAVAEAITVSAALFCSRSILGYAYSSEKEVVDYVREMTPILCLSIIMDSLTAILSGIARGSGWQHIGAYVNFGAYYLVGIPLAIVLGFFQNLRGEGIWDGIVTGTILQVILLTSATCLTNWQEQANKARERIFKGRIRAEKLIDQLN, from the exons ATGGAAGAGGATTTGTTGCTGAAAAATGAAGATAGGAAGTTGGTGCCAATCGCACCAAAGGCGTTTGTGGAAGAGCTGAAGAAGGTGACCGCCATAGCAGCAccgatggtggtggtgacaATGTCGCAGTACCTCTTGCGCATCGCACCCATGATAATGGTGGGACACATTAGTGAACTTTCCCTCTCCAGTGTGGCAATTGCCACCTCTCTCACCAACGTTACCGGCTACAGTGTCCTT TTTGGGATGGCAGGTGCATTGGAAACCCTGTGTGGGCAAGCTTATGGAGCAGAGCAGTATCGAAAGCTTGGAACTTATACTTATGGAGCAATATTGTCCCTCATTCTGGTTTGTCTACCAATATCTCTTCTCTGGATCTTTATGGATAAACTGCTTGTGTTCTTTGGCCAAGACCCGGTAGTTTCTTTGGAAGCTGGCAAATATGCAATTTGGCTAATTCCCTCGCTGTTTCCTTATGCTATTCTGGAATCAATGGTTCCGTACTTGCAAACTCAGAGCTTGATCCTTCCAATGCTTTTATGCTCAACTGTCACGTTATCTTTTCACATACCTCTTTGTTTGGCTTTAGTTTTTAAGTCTGGGTTAGGAACTAAGGGAGCGGCATTGTCAATTAGTTTGTCGTATTGGGTGGATGTGATCGCACTTGGGATTTATTTGAAATACTCTCCAGCATGTGAAAAAAGCCGCGCTCCTTTCTCAAGGGATGTTTTCCTGAGCATTGGGGAGTTCTTCCGCTTCGCTCTTCCTTCTGCCGGAATGGTTTG TCTTGAATGGTGGTCATTTGAGCTACTCGTTTTGCTGTCAGGGCTTCTAGCAAACCCAGAACTTGAATCTTCCGTGCTTTCAATCTG CCTTACAACTACTTCACTGCACTCCCTCATACCGTATTCTATCGGTGCTGCCGCAAG TACTCGGGTTTCAAACGAATTAGGAGCTGGGAATCCCCGGGCAGCTCAACTGAGTGTCAGCACTGTGATGGTTCTTGCTGTTGCAGAGGCAATTACGGTGAGCGCGGCTCTCTTTTGTTCCCGCTCCATTCTGGGATATGCATATAGTAGTGAGAAAGAAGTCGTGGATTATGTCAGAGAAATGACTCCTATTCTCTGTCTCTCCATCATCATGGACAGCTTAACGGCAATACTATCTG GGATTGCCAGAGGAAGTGGGTGGCAGCATATCGGCGCCTATGTCAATTTCGGGGCATATTATCTGGTTGGAATACCATTGGCTATTGTATtgggtttttttcaaaatctaagAGGCGAGGGGATTTGGGATGGAATCGTGACAGGAACAATACTGCAAGTCATTCTGCTTACTTCTGCAACATGTCTTACTAACTGGCAAGAACAG GCAAATAAAGCCAGGGAAAGAATATTCAAGGGGAGAATTCGGGCTGAAAAGTTAATTGATCAGTTGAACTAG